The following nucleotide sequence is from Proteus vulgaris.
CAGTTCGGCTTCGTGAAAGCCAGATACAAGGGGCTGCTGAAAAACGATAACCAACTGGCGATGTTATTCACCCTGGCCAACCTGTTTCGGGTGGACCAAATGATACGTCAGTGGGAGAGATCTCAGTAAAAACCGGAAATAACGCCAGAAATGGCGGAAAAAATAGCCTAAATAGGCTGATTCGATGTGTTTGCGGGAAAAAAATCGGCCCAGATCCGCGAAATTTTAATCAGCGAGTCAGCTTGGGAAGAAATGACCTGCTTATTCGCACCTTCCTTAGCGATGAGGCAGCCTTTTGTCTTATTCAAAGGCCTTACATTTCAAAAACTCTGCTTACCAGGCGCATTTCGCCCAGGGGATCACCATAATAAAATGCTGAGGCCTGGCCTTTGCGTAGTGCACGCATCACCTCAATACCTTTGATGGTGGCGTAAGCCGTCTTCATGGATTTAAATCCCAGCGTGGCGCCGATTATCCGTTTCAGTTTGCCATGATCGCATTCAATCACGTTGTTCCGGTACTTAATCTGTCGGTGTTCAACGTCAGACGGGCACCGGCCTTCGCGTTTGAGCAGAGCAAGCGCGCGACCATAGGCGGGCGCTTTATCCGTGTTGATGAATCGCGGGATCTGCCACTTCTTCACGTTGTTGAGGATTTTACCCAGAAACCGGTATGCAGCTTTGCTGTTACGACGGGAGGAGAGATAAAAATCGACAGTGCGGCCCCGGCTGTCGACGGCCCGGTACAGATACGCCCAGCGGCCATTGACCTTCACGTAGGTTTCATCCATGTGCCACGGGCAAAGATCGGAAGGGTTACGCCAGTACCAGCGCAGCCGTTTTTCCATTTCAGGCGCATAACGCTGAACCCAGCGGTAAATCGTGGAGTGATCGACATTCACTCCGCGTTCAGCCAGCATCTCCTGCAGCTCACGGTAACTGATGCCGTATTTGCAGTACCAGCGTACGGCCCACAGAATGATGTCACGCTGAAAATGCCGGCCTTTGAATGGGTTCATGTGCAGCTCCATCAGCAAAAGGGGATGATAAGTTTATCACCACCGACTATTTGCAACAGTGCCGTTTACTCATATATACTTTAGATTGATTTAAAACTTCATTTTTAATTTAAAAGGATCTAGGTGAAGATCCTTTTTGATAATCTCATGACCAAAATCCCTTAACGTGAGTTTTCGTTCCACTGAGCGTCAGACCCCGTATAGTGTTTTGCAGTTTAGAGGAGATATCGCGATGCATACGCGGAAGGCAATAACGGAGGCGCTTCAAAAACTCGGAGTCCAAACCGGTGACCTCTTGATGGTGCATGCCTCACTTAAAGCGATTGGTCCGGTCGAAGGAGGAGCGGAGACGGTCGTTGCCGCGTTACGCTCCGCGGTTGGGCCGACTGGCACTGTGATAGGATACGCGTCGTGGGACCGATCACCCTACGAGGAGACTCTGAATGGCGCTCGGCTGGATGACGAAGCCCGCCGTACCTGGCTGCCGTTCGATCCCGCAACAGCCGGGACTTACCGTGGGTTCGGCCTGCTGAATCAATTTCTGGTTCAAGCCCCCGGCGCGCGGCGCAGCGCGCACCCCGATGCATCGATGGTCGCGGTTGGTCCGCTGGCTGAAACGCTGACGGAGCCTCACGAACTCGGTCACGCCTTGGGGGAAGGATCGCCCGTCGAGCGGTTCGTTCGCCTTGGCGGGAAGGCCCTGCTGTTGGGTGCGCCGCTAAACTCCGTTACCGCATTGCACTACGCCGAGGCGGTTGCCGATATCCCCAACAAACGGTGGGTGACGTATGAGATGCCGATGCTTGGAAGAGACGGTGAAGTCGCCTGGAAAACGGCATCGGATTACGATTCAAACGGCATTCTCGATTGCTTTGCTATCGAAGGAAAGCCGGATGCGGTTGAAACTATAGCAAATGCTTACGTGAAGCTCGGTCGCCATCGAGAAGGTGTCGTGGGCTTTGCTCAGTGCTACCTGTTCGACGCGCAGGACATCGTGACGTTCGGCGTCACCTATCTTGAGAAGCATTTCGGAACCACTCCGATCGTGCCTCCGCACGAGGCCGTCGAGCGCTCTTGCGAGCCTTCAGGTTAGAGGCCGTCGACAATGATAATCTGGATCAACGGACCTTTCGGCGCCGGAAAGACGACGCTCGCTAAGCGGCTGCGCGATCGGCGTTCCAAATCGCTGATCTTTGACCCCGAGGAAATCGGGTTCGTGGTGAAAGAAACGGTCCCCATGCCAGCGAGCGGAGACTATCAGGATCTCCCCTTGTGGAGGGGACTTACGATCGCGGCGGTCAGGGAGATTCGAAGGAATTACTCGCAGGACATCATCATCCCAATGACGCTCGTGCACCCGGACTATCTGACTGAGATACTCGACGGGGTAAGGCGGATCGACGATCAGCTGCTGCACATCTTTCTGACGCTCAACGAGGACCTATTGCGTCACCGGATCGCGAACCAGACCATGCATCCTGACCCGAATCGAAATGCGGAGATTCGAGAGTGGCGATTAGCGAATGTCGCCCGATGCTTGGCCGCAAGGGAACGGCTTCCATGCACAACCCGTGTTCTCGATAGTGGTGCACACACCAGCGATGAACTCGCAGCGATGGTGCTCGACGGAATCGATGGGCGCACCTGATCGCCTTCGACGCCTGCGCAAAGCGTAGCGCGAGGGTGGCGGGCTCACGACCAAACGCCCAGAGGTCGATCATCGCAGGGATGTTTGGCTTTGTGGTGCGGACGACGGGACTCGAACCCGTACTCTCACAGAGAAGCAGATTTTCGTACCACCTCGACTTTCGCCGCCGTCTGATGACGTTCGTGGTCTGGACTGTCCCTTCGCCATTGCCCGAAGGCTTTAGGCGCCGCCCGTCCAGTCTCTACACCTTCCCCCGAAGGGGCTTGGCTCGGGATTGGCTTAGGGTATTGCCCGTTAGCGTTCCCCGACTTTGAGCGGTTCTACTCCGCGGATTTCCCCGCGGGCACTCCAATTTTAAAGTCTGCTGCGTCTACCGATTTCGCCACGTCCGCCTTTTTTCGCCGTTCCTAGCGCTCGTGCGATGCACCTATGTTGCACCTAGCGCCGAATCGTTCTTCGTCATCCTGAAAAACCACGTCTCCTAAAGCCTTGCATAGCTTATCTTTTCTCCACCACGAACTTTTTTGTGGGATGGTAGAAAAAAAGACTTTTTAAGTCCGCTGGCTTGCCAGGCCTTGTTAGCTTGTACGGTCATGGTTATCGGGTAAAGAATATTGACGGCATCGCTGGTGTCGGTGGCTGAAAAGCCGGCTCCCATCAGGGCAATAGCCATTTCAGATGCAGGCGTACAGGGCAATGGTCAACAGCTACAGCCTGTCTGACGATTCCGGCGTCATGGCTGCGGCGGCTATCACGCATTTTTTGTTCGGTCAGGCGGTGTTTTCGTACCTCAATGGTTGGAGCGTGTTGAGCGGACCTGGTACAGGTTTGGACAGCACGGGCTGCAAATACGCAAGGGATTTAATGGGCCTGGTGGCGTTCACGGCTTTTATCGTGACGTTTCTGTTCAGGGGCTACTCATAATCTCGTGGCTCGGCGGTTCCCGGCACACCATGACAGTAAGGAAGGACCCTGTGTCTCAACTCTCCCAGCTTCGAAGCCCCGCCGCCGTGCAGGCTGCCATCGATGAGTTCGTGCAACTGGGCCGCACGAAATTCCTGGCGCGCCACGGCTACGGCAAGTCCCGCGACTTCCTGGTACGTGATCCGAAGACCGGCACCGATTGCGATTCCAAGGCCATCGCCGGTGTGGCCTTCGGCAAGCAATTTCCCGAGCAGGGCCCGCTCACTGCTGACAGCTTCTCCGGTGGCGAGACGACCGTCGTTCCGGCGCTGACGCGGCTCGGGTTTCGCATCATTCGCATCGGCGAAGACTGGTCCGAAGAAGAGGTCCTGGCCACGGTCGAAGACTATTTCGACATGCTGCGTGCCGAGGCGGCTGGGGAGCCGTACCACAAGTCCGAGCACAACCAGGCACTGCGCCAACTGCTGAACGGTCGCAGCAAGTCTTCAGTCGAGCTCAAGCACCAGAACATTAGCGCCGTACTCGATGCCCTGGGCCTGCCCTATATCAACGGCTACAAGCCACGCGGCAACAGCCAACTGCTGCTGCGTAAATCCGTACACGCCTACGTTCTGGAACATCAGCAGACGGTCGGCGCTCTTGTCGATGCCCTGGAGGAGGTAAAACTTCCGGGTGACAAAACCTACCGAGCGGCTTTGGTAGAACCACCCGCCCGTGAAGTGCTTGTGCGTACCCCGGCATCTCTACGGCAACGCCTACCGCGAAAG
It contains:
- the aac(3)-IId gene encoding aminoglycoside N-acetyltransferase AAC(3)-IId — encoded protein: MHTRKAITEALQKLGVQTGDLLMVHASLKAIGPVEGGAETVVAALRSAVGPTGTVIGYASWDRSPYEETLNGARLDDEARRTWLPFDPATAGTYRGFGLLNQFLVQAPGARRSAHPDASMVAVGPLAETLTEPHELGHALGEGSPVERFVRLGGKALLLGAPLNSVTALHYAEAVADIPNKRWVTYEMPMLGRDGEVAWKTASDYDSNGILDCFAIEGKPDAVETIANAYVKLGRHREGVVGFAQCYLFDAQDIVTFGVTYLEKHFGTTPIVPPHEAVERSCEPSG
- a CDS encoding AAA family ATPase, whose translation is MIIWINGPFGAGKTTLAKRLRDRRSKSLIFDPEEIGFVVKETVPMPASGDYQDLPLWRGLTIAAVREIRRNYSQDIIIPMTLVHPDYLTEILDGVRRIDDQLLHIFLTLNEDLLRHRIANQTMHPDPNRNAEIREWRLANVARCLAARERLPCTTRVLDSGAHTSDELAAMVLDGIDGRT
- a CDS encoding IS6-like element IS26 family transposase, with protein sequence MNPFKGRHFQRDIILWAVRWYCKYGISYRELQEMLAERGVNVDHSTIYRWVQRYAPEMEKRLRWYWRNPSDLCPWHMDETYVKVNGRWAYLYRAVDSRGRTVDFYLSSRRNSKAAYRFLGKILNNVKKWQIPRFINTDKAPAYGRALALLKREGRCPSDVEHRQIKYRNNVIECDHGKLKRIIGATLGFKSMKTAYATIKGIEVMRALRKGQASAFYYGDPLGEMRLVSRVFEM
- a CDS encoding DUF3883 domain-containing protein; this encodes MSQLSQLRSPAAVQAAIDEFVQLGRTKFLARHGYGKSRDFLVRDPKTGTDCDSKAIAGVAFGKQFPEQGPLTADSFSGGETTVVPALTRLGFRIIRIGEDWSEEEVLATVEDYFDMLRAEAAGEPYHKSEHNQALRQLLNGRSKSSVELKHQNISAVLDALGLPYINGYKPRGNSQLLLRKSVHAYVLEHQQTVGALVDALEEVKLPGDKTYRAALVEPPAREVLVRTPASLRQRLPRKFDYAARDEANRKLGRAGEQWVIGYEQQRLTELGHPELFQRLDWVSDTQGDGAGFDILSFEEDAHERFIEVKTTNGGVGSSFLVSHNELEFSKEAGDQFHLYRVFQFRDGPRLFTLPGDLSQHVHLKPTDYRASFRSLVG